GGCGCCTATGACATGGGTTTTGCCGACCTGGCCGCGCTGATGGAATTCCAGGCCAACAACCCCACCGCGCCGAACAAGCCGGTGGCGGTGATGATGGTCTACAACAACACGCCCGCCGCGGTGTTTGCGCTCAAGAAGAGCGGCATCAAGACCCCGGCCGACCTGAGCGGCAAGAAGCTGGGCGCGCCGGTGTTCGACGCCGGCCGCCGCGCCTTCCCGATCTTCCAGAAGGCCAACAACGTGGGCAAGGTGGAATGGGTCAGCATGGACCCGACGCTGCGCGAGACCATGCTGGCCAAGGGCGACCTGGACGCCATCACCGGCTTCTACTTCACCTCGCTGCTGAACCTGGAAGCCCGCGGCGTGAAGGCCAGCGATGTGACCGTCATGCCCTTCCCGCAGTTCGGCGTGAAGCTCTACGGCAACGCCATCATCGTCGGCGAAGAGTTCCTGAAGAAGCACCCGGAGGAGGTCAAGGCCTTCCTGCGGGCCTTCACCAAGGGCGCCAAGGACGTGATCACCGATCCCAAGGGCGCCATCGCCAGCGTCAAGGCCCGCGACGGCATCATCAATGCCGATCTGGAAGAGCGCCGGCTGAAGCTGGCCATCGAAAGCTCGGTGGCCACGCCCGACGCCAAGGCCGAGGGCTTCGGTGACCTGAACAAGCCCCGCCTGGCCCTGATGGCCAGCCAGGTGGCCGACGCCTTCCAGACCAAGAGCCGCATCAACCCGGACGCCATCTGGAACGGCAGCTACCTGCCCTCAGCCGCCGAGCGCGCCATCTTCAAGAAGTAAATCCCCCTCGCACCGCGCTGCATGCCTGCCCCTGCGCGGGGGTGGGCAGCCGCCGGTGTGCCCCTGAACGGCCCCACGGGAGCAGCCGCATGAGCTTTGTCGACTTTCGCAATGTCTGGCTCGCCTACAACGACGAGCTGCTGGCCCAGGGCCAGTTCGCGGTGGAGGACATCAATCTGCAGGTCGAGGAAGGCGAGTTCATCGCCATCGTCGGCCCCTCGGGTTGTGGCAAGTCCACCTTCATGAAGCTGGCCACCGGCCTGAAGCGCCCCAGCAAGGGCACGGTGGAGATCGGCGGCCGCGAGGTGGACGGCCCGCTGAAGATCACCGGCATGGCCTTCCAGGCCCCCAGCCTGCTGCCCTGGCGCACCACGGTGCAGAACGTGATGCTGCCGCTGGAGATCGTCGAGCCCTACCGCTCCAGCTTCAAGCAGAAGAAGGCCGAGTACGAGGCCAAGGCCCGTGCCCTGCTGCAGAGCGTGGGCCTGGGCGGCTACGAGGACAAGTTCCCCTGGCAGCTCTCGGGCGGCATGCAGCAGCGCGCCAGCATCTGCCGCGCGCTGGTCCACGAACCCAAGATGCTGCTGCTCGACGAGCCCTTCGGCGCGCTGGACGCCTTCACCCGCGAGGAGCTGTGGTGCGCGCTGCGCGACCTGCAGGCCGCGCAGAAGTTCAACGTCATCCTGGTGACCCACGATCTGCGCGAGAGCGTCTTCCTGGCCGACACGGTCTATGTGATGAGCAAGAGCCCGGGCCGCTTCGTGGTGCGCCGCGAGATCGACCTGCCCCGTCCGCGCGACCTGGAGGTGACCTACACCCCGGCCTTCTCGGACATCGTGCATGAACTGCGTGGCCACATCGGCGCCATGCGCAAACAAGGTGTGGAGGTGGCCCAATGACGACCGCGGCACAACGCGCCAAGCGCCTGGAGCGCTGGTCGCCCTGGGTCCTGCTGCTGCTGATCCTGGTGGCCTGGCAGGCCATCTGCAGCGGCTTCCAGGTCAGCGAGTTCATCTTCCCCAGCCCGCTGCGCATCTGGGACCAGGTGCTGGAATACCGCGACGTCATCCTGGGCCATGCCTGGCGCACCTTCTGGGTGACGATGACCGGTTTCGGCATCGCCATCGTGGTGGGTGTGCTGCTGGGCTTCCTGATCGGCAGCTCGCGCCTGGCCTACGCCGCCATCTACCCGCTGATGACCGGCTTCAACGCCCTGCCCAAGGCGGCCTTCGTGCCCATCCTGGTGGTGTGGTTCGGCATCGGCGTGGGGCCTGCGGTGCTCACCGCCTTCCTGATCTCCTTCTTCCCCATCACCGTCAACATCGCCACCGGCCTGGCCACGCTGGAGCCCGAGCTGGAGGACGTGCTGCGGGTGCTGGGCGCCCGGCGCTGGGACGTGCTGGTGAAGGTCGGCCTGCCGCGCTCCATGCCCTACTTCTTCGGTTCGCTGAAGGTGGCCATCACCCTGGCCTTCGTCGGCACCACGGTGTCGGAGATGACGGCCTCCAACGAGGGCATCGGCTACCTGCTGGTGAGCGCCGGCAGCGCGATGCAGATGGGCCTGGCCTTCGCCGGCCTGGTGGTGGTGGGCGCGATGGCCATGGTGATGTACGAGTTCTTCTCCTGGGTCGAGAAGCGCACCACCGGCTGGGCCCACCGCGGCTCTCAGGCACACTGAGGCCCACCCCGGCTGGGAACACCCGACACATGCTGAGCACCGAACAGATCGAACGCCACCTGCGCGAGGCCCAGGCCGTGGCCGAGCAGGCCATGGCCAGCGGCCACCACCCCTTCGGCGCCCTGCTGGTGGCGCCCGATGGCGAGACGGTGCTGCTGCGGCAGGCCAATGTGGACACGGTCAACCATGCCGAAGCCGTGCTGGCCCGCGAGGCCGCGCGGCTCTATGCCCCGCATCTGCTGTGGGACTGCACGCTGGTCACCACCGTGGAGCCCTGCGCCATGTGCGCCGGCACCCAGTACTGGGCGAACATCGGCCACCTGATCTATGGCCTGGAGGAGACCGACCTGCTGGCCCTGACCGGCAATCACGCGCTCAACCCCACGCTGGCCCTGCCCTGCCGCGAGGTCTTCGCCCGCGGGCAGAAGGCCATCGAGGTGCATGGCCCCACGCCCGGGCTGCGCGAGATGCTGCTGACGCCGCACCGGCATTTCTGGCACCACCGCTGAGCCCCGCGGGGCAAGGCCCCGCTCCCCTACACTGCGCGGTCCCGCATTCAGCGCTTTCAGACTTGCATGCCCATGGGCTGGCACGGCCACCTGCACCTTCAGTACACCCGCGATGGTGAACGCACCGTCGCGCTGGACCGCCACCACGGCCCGCTGCGGGTGCTGCAGCGCCTCTACCCCGAGGGCGAGGCCATCTGCCACCATGTGCTGGTGCACCCGCCCGGCGGCATCGTGGGCGGCGACGTGCTGGACATCACCGTCGAGCAGGCCGCGGGCACGCATGCGCTGATCACCACCCCCAGCGCCACGCGCTTCTACCGCAGCGCCGGCGAGGTGGCCCGGCAGAACCTGGTGGCCCGGGTGGCCGCCGGCGCCCGGCTGGAATGGCTGCCGCTGGAAACCATTGCCTACCGCGGCTGCCTGGCCGAGAACCGGCTGCGCTTCGAACTGGCCCCCGGCGCGCTGATGCTGGGCTGGGAGATGCTGGCCCTGGGCCTGCCGGCGGCCGACGAGGCCTTCACCCGCGGACGCATCACCCAGCACCTGGAACTGCCCGGCACCTGGCTGGAACGCGGCACGCTGGCGGCCGAGGACACCCAACTGCTCGATTCCCCGCTGGGCCTGGGCGGCCAGCGGGTGCTGGGCACGCTGTGGGCCGCCGGCGGCGAGGCCCTGGCCCCGGCCCTGCGCCAGGCCCTTCTGGACGCGGCCCGGGAGGTGATGGCGGTCCATCCCCTGAACGCAGGGGCCGGCGCCACCTCACCGGACCCCGCCGTGGTGGTCAGCCGGGCGCTGGCACCCCGGGTGGAGCCGCTGTTCGAGCTCTGGCGCGGCATCCGCGCCCGCTGGCGCCACCTGCTGTGGCAGCTGGACGAGGCCCCGCCGCGCATCTGGCGAATGTGAGGCCGCCCCTGCGCCCTCAGGCGTAGTCGTACGGCCCGCCCTGCACCAGGGCGCGCTGGTAGGCAGGCCGGGCATGGATGCGGGCCAGCCAGTCGGTCAGGTGCGGGGTGCGTTCGGGCGTCAGCCCGCTGCGCTGGGCCGCCGCCTCCAGCGGAAAGCTCATCTGGATGTCGGCCGCCGTGAAGTCCTCACCGGCGAACCAGGGACGCTGCGCCAGCTCGGCCTCCATGTAATCCAGTTGGGCCTGCAGATTGGGCTCGACGAAGCCCTCCAGCACCTTGGCCGCGATGCCGCGGGCGATGGGCTTGGCGAAGAAGGGCATGGGCGCCGTCCGGATGCGCTGGAACACCAGCTTGAGCAGCAGCGGCGGCATGGCCGAGCCTTCGGCGAAGTGCAGCCAGTAGCTGAAGCGACGCGCCTCGGGCGTGCCCGCCGGCGGGCGCAGCCGACCCTGGCCATGGGTCTCCAGCAGGTACTCGACGATGGCCCCGCTCTCGGCCACGGTGATGTCGCCGTCGGTGATGACGGGAGACTTGCCCAGCGGATGCACCGCCTTCAGCGCCGCAGGCGCCAGCAGGGTCTGCGGATCGCGCTGGTAGCGGCGCACCTCGTAGGGCAGGCCCAGTTCCTCCAGCAGCCACAGGATGCGCTGCGAGCGCGAGTTGTTCAGATGGTGGACGGTGATCATGGCGGGCCCGACAGAGGTGGTGCGCAAACGGCCGATTGTGCCGACGCCCGCGCCCCGGGGAACTTGAGCCGCAAAAGCCCCAGTTTCGGCGGACTTTTCAACCGTCCCGCCCGCCGCCTGTTACAGAAAATCTGGGCTGCCGTACCGGTTTCCTCCGGGCCAGCAGTTCGCCCGGGTATCGCGGAGCGCCTCCATCGCGGGATGCGCTCCTGTCCTCCTCCATACCCTTGTCGAGCTGCCGCCATGACCGCGTCCGCACGTCTTTTCGCGCCTGTGCAAAAGGTGCTCCGGCACCTGCGCCTGTCCACCCAGCTGCTGCTGATCGCCGCCTTGACCGCGGTCCCCCTGATCGTGCTGACCGCCCGCACGCTGAACCAGTGCGGGCAACAGCTGCAGGCCACCGCCAATGAGCTGGCCGGCGCCCGAGCCGTGGGTGCCCTGCTGGAGGTGGCCATCCAGACCCAGACCCACCGGGGCCAGACCAACTTGGCCATGTCCGGCGATGCCAGCGCCGAAGGCGCGGTGGCCGGCACCCGTCCCAAGCTGCAGGCGGCCGTCCAGGCCGCCTCGGCGCAGCTGGCCCAGCACCCCCAATGGCAACTGGACCGGCTGTGGCAACCCATCGCGGACCAGCTCACCCGCCTGGCCGGGGGCGAACGCCAGGGGGACCGGGCGGCGGTGTTCCAGACCCACACCCGGCAAGTGGCGGCGCTGCGGGCGCTGCTGCAGGAGCTGGGCGAGCGCAGCGACTTGCTCTTCGACCCCGAGCCGGACACCTATTTCATGATGGCGCTGGCCCTGCAACGCGCCCTGCCCTTCACCGAACAGGCCGGCCTGGTGCGCGGCCAGGGTGCCGGCCTGCTGGCCCGCGGCCAGGGCACGCCGCAGGAGCTGGCCCAGTTCCAGGGCCGGGTCGCCCTGCTGGGCGAACAGCTGGCCCTGGCCCAGACCGAGGTGGCCGCGCTGCGGCGCGCAGGCGTGCCGGCCCCGGCGGGCTACGAAGAGGCCGTCAAGGCCACCCAGGCCTTTCTGGATCTGGTGCAGCAGGACTTCGCCACCGGCCAGCCCCAGGGCGAGGCCCGGGCCTTCTTCGCCGCCGGCACGCAGGCGGTGCAGGCCATCAAGACGCTGGCCGAAGGCGCCAGCCAGGCCCTGGCCGAGCGCCTGACCCAGCGCGAGGCCGGCTTGCGCCAGGCGCAGTGGATCGCCTTCGCGCTGGCCGCGGCCTGCTTCCTGGCCCTGGTCTATTGCGGCCTGGCCTTCCACCTGGGCACCACCGACGCACTGCGCCGCGTCAGCAGCGTCGCCGCAGCCGGTGCGGCCGGCGACCTGACCCGGCGGACCGAGGTGCCGGGCAGCAACGAATTCGCCCGCATGGGCCGCGACCTGGACACCATGAACCAGCAGCTGTCCACCCTGGTCGAGCGCATCCGGGCCCACGCCCAGGAAGTGGCCGCCACGGGCGTGCAGCTGGCCGGCACCAGCCAGCACCTGTCGCAGCGCATCGGCAGCCAGGCTGCGGCGGTCGAACAGTCGGCAGCCACACTGGAGGAAGTGGCCCAGACCGTGCGGCACACCGCGCTGCGCGTGCAGCAGGTGGACGGCATGTTCGGCCAGATGCGCGACGACGGCGAGAGCGGCCGCGCCCGCATGCGTTCGGCGGTGGACACGGTCGAATGCATCGCCGCCACCAGTCAGAAGATGGGCGAGATCATCGGCGTCATCGACGGCATCTCCTTCCAGACCAACATCCTGGCGCTCAATGCGGCGGTCGAAGCGGCCCGGGCCGGCGAGGCCGGCCGCGGCTTTGCCGTGGTGGCGGCCGAGGTGCGCTCGCTGGCCCAGCGCAGCGCCCAGGCGGCCGGCGAGATCCGCGCGCTGATCGGCAGCTCGACCCAACAGGTCACCCAGGGCGTGGACCACATCCACACCGCCCACCAAGGGGTGGACAGCATCCTGGGCCATGTGGGTCAGATGAGCAGCGCGCTGGACGAGATGAACACCGCCACCCGGGAGCAGACGCTGGCGGTGGACCAGGTGGCCGCCGCCGTGCGGCAGATCGGCGACGAGGCCACCCATGCCTCCATCGACGTGGAGCAGACCACCGCCGCCGCCACGCGGCTGAACCGTCAGGCCGACGAGCTGATGGCCCTGGTGGCCCGGCTCAAGGTGGGTTGACGGGGCGAGCCGCCCCGCCCAGGGCCGCGAGCAGGCCGCGCGCGGCCACCACCCCGCTGGCCAGGCAGGCGGTGAGCAGGTAGCCGCCGGTGGGGGCTTCCCAGTCCAGCATCTCGCCGGCCAGCGCGATGTGCGGTGCCTGCCGCAGGCGCAGCTGTCCGTCCAGCGCCTCCAGCCGCACCCCGCCAGCCGTGCTGATGGCCTCGTCCAGCGGGCGGGGCGCCGTCAGCGCGATCGGCAAGGCCTTGATCCGGCTCGCCAGCCAGGCCGGGTCCTTGCTGAGGCGGGCCCAGTCCTCGGCGGACACGCCTTCGCGCAGCAGGGCCGCGGCCGCCCCCTTGATGCCTGCCTGCTCGCGCAGATGGTTGGCCAGCGAACGGGCACCCCGCCCCCGGGCCAGCGCCTGTCGCAGCTCCTCCGGGCTGCGGTCCGGGCGCAGATCCAGTGTCAGTTCGGCCCGGCCCTGGCGCAGGATCTGATCGCGCAGCAGCGCCGAGGCGGCATAGACCAGATGGCCCTCCAGGCCGGTGGCGGTGACCACGCACTCGCCCTTGCGCTCGAAGGACTGGCCTGCCGGCCCGGTGCAGCGCAGCACCACGTTCTTCAGCGGGGCCCCGGCATGGTGGCTGGCCAGGTATTCGCTCCAGCCCACATCGAAACCGCAGTTGGCCGGTTGCAGCGGCGCCACCGGGATGCCGGCAGCCGCCAGGGCGCTGACCCAGCGTCCGTCGGAGCCCAGCCGCGACCAGCTGGCCCCGCCCAGGGCCAGCAGCAGCGCGTCGGCCTGCACCGACTGTTCGCCCGAGGGGGTGGCAAAGCGCAGGCCCGAGGGGCCGTCCGAGGACGGGGCCAGGGACTCGGGCAGCCAGCGGTGGCGCATGTGGAAGCGCACGCCGGCCCGGCGCAGGCGCTGCAGCCAGGCCCGCAGCAGCGGCGCGGCCTTCATCTCGTGCGGAAAGACCTTGCCCGAGCTGCCGACAAAGGTGGCCGCGCCCAGCCCATCGGCCCAGTCGCGCACGGCCTGCGGAGACCAGACCTGCAGCCAGCTCCCCACCCGCTGCGCCTGCTCGCCGTAGCGCCGCACGAAGGCATCAACTGGCTCGGCGTGGGTCAGGTTCAGCCCCCCCTTGCCGGCCAGCAGGAACTTGCGGCCCACCGAGGGCATGGCGTCGTAGAGGTCCACCGACGCGCCGCCGGCGGCCAGCACTTCGGCCGCCATCAGGCCGGCCGGGCCAGCGCCGACGATGACGACACGGGGCGGGACGGGCGAGGGCGGGACGGGGGGCGGGTTTGGCATGGGGTGGGCAGTCTATGCGAGAAGCGGGCGAGCGCGGGCCGGGCAGGCCCTCAAGACGGGCCCCGCGGTGGCCGATAAAGTGGCAGCTCAGGCCCTTTGGCCTGGGCACCACCATGACCCCCTGCGTCTTCCTGCTCAGCGAACATCCCGCCCCCGAAGGCTTGGCGGGCTGCCTGGCGGGCTGCTGGTCGCCCGCGGCACTGACCCATGCAGATGTCGAGCTGACCGGACTGCGGGCCCAGTGGGCGGCACACCGCGACCCGGCACGCCTGTGGCTGCTGGATGTTCCGGCTGAATCGCTGGGAGAGCAGCTGCAGTGGCTCATCGCCCAGGATCTGCGCGACACGCCGGTGCTGTGGTGGGCCAGGACCTCCCCCAGCGATGACGAGACCATCGGAGACCTCGAGAACCAGGCCTGGCAAGCCGGGGTGGACGATGTGCTCTGGGCCCATCAGCCCGACCGGCATGGCCGGCAACTGGAGCGCGCGCTGGCCCGGCACCAGGCACGGGGCGGCCTCGGTGCCGTGCTGCGTCATCGCCAGCAGGAACTCCATGCCCTGCGTGCCAGCCTGAACAACATCCCGGCGCCCATCTTCGTCAAGGACGCCGAGGGCGTGTACACCGAGTGCAACCAGGCCTTCCTGCAGTACCTCGGTCTGACCCGGCAGCAGGTGGTCGGACATTCGGTTTATGACATCGCACCGGCCGATCTGGCCAAGGTGTACGACGCGGCCGACCGGGCCCTGCTGGCCTCGGGAGGACGGCAGATCTACGAGTCCCAGGTCCGCTGGGCCGATGGCCATCTGCGCGACGTGCTGTTCCACAAGGCGGTCTTCCACGACGCCCAGGGCCGACCCACGGGGCAGGCAGGCGCCATGTTCGACATCACCGAGCGCCGCGCGCTGGAACGGCGGTTGCGCCAGCAGGCCGAGACCGACCCGCTGACCGGCCTGCTCAACCGCCGCAGCCTGGAAGCCCAGATGATCCCGCGCCTGCAGCGCGCGGCCGAACAGGACCAGGCCCTGGCCCTGCTGGTGTTCGACGTGGACCACTTC
This sequence is a window from Ideonella dechloratans. Protein-coding genes within it:
- a CDS encoding ABC transporter substrate-binding protein — protein: MRLNALASLSRLSRRSLLGLAAALTLPVLAQAQTTPIKFQLDWRFEGPSAFFLVPAAKGYFKAEKLDVTIDAGNGSGNAVNRVASGAYDMGFADLAALMEFQANNPTAPNKPVAVMMVYNNTPAAVFALKKSGIKTPADLSGKKLGAPVFDAGRRAFPIFQKANNVGKVEWVSMDPTLRETMLAKGDLDAITGFYFTSLLNLEARGVKASDVTVMPFPQFGVKLYGNAIIVGEEFLKKHPEEVKAFLRAFTKGAKDVITDPKGAIASVKARDGIINADLEERRLKLAIESSVATPDAKAEGFGDLNKPRLALMASQVADAFQTKSRINPDAIWNGSYLPSAAERAIFKK
- a CDS encoding ABC transporter ATP-binding protein; the encoded protein is MSFVDFRNVWLAYNDELLAQGQFAVEDINLQVEEGEFIAIVGPSGCGKSTFMKLATGLKRPSKGTVEIGGREVDGPLKITGMAFQAPSLLPWRTTVQNVMLPLEIVEPYRSSFKQKKAEYEAKARALLQSVGLGGYEDKFPWQLSGGMQQRASICRALVHEPKMLLLDEPFGALDAFTREELWCALRDLQAAQKFNVILVTHDLRESVFLADTVYVMSKSPGRFVVRREIDLPRPRDLEVTYTPAFSDIVHELRGHIGAMRKQGVEVAQ
- a CDS encoding ABC transporter permease: MTTAAQRAKRLERWSPWVLLLLILVAWQAICSGFQVSEFIFPSPLRIWDQVLEYRDVILGHAWRTFWVTMTGFGIAIVVGVLLGFLIGSSRLAYAAIYPLMTGFNALPKAAFVPILVVWFGIGVGPAVLTAFLISFFPITVNIATGLATLEPELEDVLRVLGARRWDVLVKVGLPRSMPYFFGSLKVAITLAFVGTTVSEMTASNEGIGYLLVSAGSAMQMGLAFAGLVVVGAMAMVMYEFFSWVEKRTTGWAHRGSQAH
- a CDS encoding nucleoside deaminase, which codes for MLSTEQIERHLREAQAVAEQAMASGHHPFGALLVAPDGETVLLRQANVDTVNHAEAVLAREAARLYAPHLLWDCTLVTTVEPCAMCAGTQYWANIGHLIYGLEETDLLALTGNHALNPTLALPCREVFARGQKAIEVHGPTPGLREMLLTPHRHFWHHR
- a CDS encoding urease accessory protein UreD — its product is MGWHGHLHLQYTRDGERTVALDRHHGPLRVLQRLYPEGEAICHHVLVHPPGGIVGGDVLDITVEQAAGTHALITTPSATRFYRSAGEVARQNLVARVAAGARLEWLPLETIAYRGCLAENRLRFELAPGALMLGWEMLALGLPAADEAFTRGRITQHLELPGTWLERGTLAAEDTQLLDSPLGLGGQRVLGTLWAAGGEALAPALRQALLDAAREVMAVHPLNAGAGATSPDPAVVVSRALAPRVEPLFELWRGIRARWRHLLWQLDEAPPRIWRM
- a CDS encoding glutathione S-transferase family protein codes for the protein MITVHHLNNSRSQRILWLLEELGLPYEVRRYQRDPQTLLAPAALKAVHPLGKSPVITDGDITVAESGAIVEYLLETHGQGRLRPPAGTPEARRFSYWLHFAEGSAMPPLLLKLVFQRIRTAPMPFFAKPIARGIAAKVLEGFVEPNLQAQLDYMEAELAQRPWFAGEDFTAADIQMSFPLEAAAQRSGLTPERTPHLTDWLARIHARPAYQRALVQGGPYDYA
- a CDS encoding TIGR03862 family flavoprotein, with the translated sequence MPNPPPVPPSPVPPRVVIVGAGPAGLMAAEVLAAGGASVDLYDAMPSVGRKFLLAGKGGLNLTHAEPVDAFVRRYGEQAQRVGSWLQVWSPQAVRDWADGLGAATFVGSSGKVFPHEMKAAPLLRAWLQRLRRAGVRFHMRHRWLPESLAPSSDGPSGLRFATPSGEQSVQADALLLALGGASWSRLGSDGRWVSALAAAGIPVAPLQPANCGFDVGWSEYLASHHAGAPLKNVVLRCTGPAGQSFERKGECVVTATGLEGHLVYAASALLRDQILRQGRAELTLDLRPDRSPEELRQALARGRGARSLANHLREQAGIKGAAAALLREGVSAEDWARLSKDPAWLASRIKALPIALTAPRPLDEAISTAGGVRLEALDGQLRLRQAPHIALAGEMLDWEAPTGGYLLTACLASGVVAARGLLAALGGAARPVNPP
- a CDS encoding GGDEF domain-containing protein, which codes for MTPCVFLLSEHPAPEGLAGCLAGCWSPAALTHADVELTGLRAQWAAHRDPARLWLLDVPAESLGEQLQWLIAQDLRDTPVLWWARTSPSDDETIGDLENQAWQAGVDDVLWAHQPDRHGRQLERALARHQARGGLGAVLRHRQQELHALRASLNNIPAPIFVKDAEGVYTECNQAFLQYLGLTRQQVVGHSVYDIAPADLAKVYDAADRALLASGGRQIYESQVRWADGHLRDVLFHKAVFHDAQGRPTGQAGAMFDITERRALERRLRQQAETDPLTGLLNRRSLEAQMIPRLQRAAEQDQALALLVFDVDHFKDINDGHGHSAGDSVLRLIAQVVGQHLRSDDLFARLGGDEFVVVLAGIEGVHSLAQRLPALVAAQRIDLDDGRSLSARISLGAVVLPAREHTLDSAIHTADLVLYEAKRLGRNRGVVMDTRPSSEAPGSGPEPGQGRGDALKAGSA